The following proteins are co-located in the Triticum aestivum cultivar Chinese Spring chromosome 1A, IWGSC CS RefSeq v2.1, whole genome shotgun sequence genome:
- the LOC123181161 gene encoding aldehyde oxidase GLOX1-like: MARSSSLLRAGVLAMALLASFLGVEALFDPFNIFGGRPESDYLDPFGGGATKSPPPPRTERKETGAAQPNTMGLTRVPPLGEPSKASHDTMTIKVTVRDDKPDGAWTIVSDNSGVSAMHLAIMRHGRAIMFDTATTGRSLMRLRFDNCRVDPRRHKTDCWAHAVEFDYTTGAVRPLKILTDTWCSAGGFDADGNLVQSGGYFEGDRTVRYLSPCHTCDWKEHPYSLFEGRWYATQQVLPDGRFAIFGGRRAFSFEHLPKPGMFNHQSVPLALLRDTTDDVENNLYPFVNLLPDGNLFIFANDRGIIFDHRSEIVIRDIPPLPGGARNYPASAMSAMLPLDLRGRQLHGGPELEPEVIICGGANKTAFKVGEIGQYGPALKDCGRINLVKQDAQWATEEMPVQRVMGDMLILPNGELLLLNGAAKGCGGWGFARQPVRSPLLYSPSAPQGSRFRPLTPSTISRVYHSTAAVLPDATVLVAGGNTNSGYNFSGVDFPTEVRVERFTPPYLDGRRHVANRPAIDPHSLPREGMRYGAKYTFRFRTPLDPVVETDVMVTMYAPPFTTHGYSMNQRLLILSVTSFIADPQGYAITVDAPGKPELAPPAYYLIYVLAKDVPSVAVWVKIQ, encoded by the coding sequence ATGGCCcggtcctcctccctcctccgcgccGGCGTGCTCGCCATGGCGCTCCTCGCCTCCTTCCTCGGCGTCGAGGCCCTCTTCGACCCGTTCAACATCTTCGGCGGGCGCCCGGAGAGCGATTACCTGGACCCGTTCGGCGGCGGGGCGACCAAGAGCCCGCCCCCGCCCCGCACGGAGCGGAAGGAGACGGGCGCGGCGCAGCCCAACACCATGGGGCTCACGCGCGTGCCGCCCTTGGGCGAGCCCAGCAAGGCGTCCCATGATACCATGACTATCAAAGTTACCGTGCGCGACGACAAGCCCGACGGCGCGTGGACCATCGTCAGCGACAACTCCGGCGTCTCCGCCATGCACCTCGCCATCATGCGCCACGGCCGCGCCATCATGTTCGACACCGCCACCACGGGGCGCTCCCTCATGCGCCTCAGGTTCGACAACTGCCGCGTAGACCCGCGCCGCCACAAGACCGACTGCTGGGCGCACGCCGTCGAGTTCGACTACACCACCGGCGCCGTCCGGCCCCTCAAGATCCTCACCGACACCTGGTGCTCCGCCGGGGGGTTCGACGCGGACGGCAACCTCGTGCAGTCCGGGGGCTACTTCGAGGGCGACAGGACTGTCCGCTACCTCTCGCCCTGCCACACCTGTGACTGGAAGGAGCACCCATATAGCCTGTTCGAAGGGCGGTGGTACGCCACCCAGCAGGTGCTCCCCGATGGCCGCTTCGCCATCTTCGGCGGCCGCCGCGCATTCTCCTTCGAGCACCTGCCCAAGCCCGGGATGTTCAACCACCAGTCCGTGCCGCTCGCGTTGCTCCGGGACACCACCGACGACGTGGAGAACAACCTCTACCCTTTCGTCAACCTCCTTCCCGACGGCAACCTCTTCATCTTCGCCAACGACCGCGGCATCATCTTCGACCACCGCTCCGAGATCGTCATCCGCGACATCCCGCCGCTCCCCGGCGGAGCCCGCAACTACCCGGCGTCCGCCATGTCGGCCATGCTCCCGCTCGACCTCCGCGGGAGGCAGCTCCACGGAGGCCCCGAACTGGAGCCGGAGGTCATCATCTGCGGCGGCGCCAACAAGACGGCGTTCAAGGTCGGCGAGATCGGCCAGTACGGACCGGCGCTCAAGGACTGCGGCCGCATCAACCTCGTCAAACAGGACGCGCAGTGGGCCACGGAGGAAATGCCCGTGCAACGCGTCATGGGCGACATGCTCATCCTCCCCAACGGCGAGCTGCTCCTGCTCAACGGCGCCGCCAAGGGGTGCGGGGGGTGGGGCTTCGCGCGCCAGCCCGTGCGCTCGCCGCTGCTCTACTCGCCGTCGGCGCCGCAGGGGTCCCGCTTCCGGCCGCTCACGCCGTCCACCATCTCGCGCGTCtaccactccaccgccgccgtgcTCCCCGACGCCACCGTGCTCGTGGCCGGCGGAAACACCAACTCGGGCTACAACTTCAGCGGCGTCGACTTCCCCACCGAGGTGCGCGTCGAGCGCTTCACCCCGCCCTACCTCGACGGGAGGAGGCACGTCGCCAACCGCCCCGCCATCGACCCCCACTCGCTGCCCAGGGAGGGGATGCGCTACGGGGCCAAGTACACCTTCAGGTTCCGCACCCCGCTCGACCCCGTCGTGGAGACCGACGTCATGGTCACCATGTACGCGCCGCCCTTCACCACGCACGGCTACTCCATGAACCAACGCCTCCTCATCCTCTCCGTCACCTCCTTCATCGCCGACCCCCAGGGCTACGCCATCACCGTCGACGCGCCCGGCAAGCCCGAGCTCGCGCCCCCTGCCTACTACCTCATCTACGTCCTCGCCAAGGACGTGCCCAGCGTCGCCGTATGGGTCAAGATACAGTGA